cttttctcggggccggctcctgtgtggcctcttgcttgccggagagaagggctgcccgctgggcacagggggtgccttctagctgccgtcccgtgccctgtcctgcagccccctcctcatgctatgtggaacgccatggccagcagtgcggctgccattttagaaccttcgccgcatcacagccgtcaccttggtcaccgctgccccggccaacgcactcgcctctgagagctctggcagccatgtcaggagcaaagagagcgaggggcgaagCTTGCCCAATTTCCAataggaagggagagctgggggccccagaagcgaagaggaggaggggggccgccttgaagatcaagcggaggaggaaggaaaagagagtgcgtttccatcgcgcctggaccagcgctgtgaccacctccgtggagcccatggaggtggatccacctccggatgagcccatggaggtggatccacctccggatgagcccatggaggtggatccgcctgcggcacagctggcctggcaccacaccaccgtgccaggccccgcatcggcgccgtcccaccgccgctggtccaggcgctcggctccctacccgctgcgcggcccccgcccccagcattagctgggtggcattagtttccatcagctcctcctctggagccaattctgcgggcccccagctccatcttcacccTGTTATGTCCCcgtccctgtttttcttgttgattttagtgttaagattagtgttagtgttaggagtaggttattgttcatgttttagagttaggcataggttactcgtagtcttttagtgttaggcataggttcctgttcttctgtttgagttaggcataggttagttgtagtcttttagtgttaggcataggttcctgttcatacttgacagttaggggtcgattgctggtgtcaggtggaagtgagcagcgctcactcggtaagcacacggcTGATTGATCGtgcgaagacatgagtgcgagtgccgtgagcacggaggcccgatggcatcttggatggattgaatttgcagcttgtgacttttgtgttgcagaccgtcgaggagcagagtgtgagtggctgcgaccttgcgttgg
This genomic interval from Lagopus muta isolate bLagMut1 chromosome 32, bLagMut1 primary, whole genome shotgun sequence contains the following:
- the LOC125686153 gene encoding uncharacterized protein LOC125686153 codes for the protein MALCAACASPKRFPCGRRERMKEAEGPFLGAGSCVASCLPERRAARWAQGVPSSCRPVPCPAAPSSCYVERHGQQCGCHFRTFAASQPSPWSPLPRPTHSPLRALAAMSGAKRARGEACPISNRKGELGAPEAKRRRGAALKIKRRRKEKRVRFHRAWTSAVTTSVEPMEVDPPPDEPMEVDPPPDEPMEVDPPAAQLAWHHTTVPGPASAPSHRRWSRRSAPYPLRGPRPQH